In a genomic window of Microterricola viridarii:
- a CDS encoding pilus assembly protein TadG-related protein, with protein sequence MTGVLRGRLRGEEGSSLVLTVFYGAFALALILIVVAATSLSLERKRLLSVADGAALAGAEAFELGAVQPGPDGLTVTVRDADVRAAALEHLGAVPHGSLEDLRLEHAGTPDGASAVVTLSAWWRPPVLSVFVPAGIRLEASSTARSVFR encoded by the coding sequence GTGACCGGGGTGCTGAGAGGGAGGCTGCGCGGGGAGGAGGGCTCGAGCCTGGTGCTCACCGTCTTCTACGGCGCCTTCGCGCTCGCCCTGATCCTGATCGTCGTCGCCGCGACCTCGCTGTCGCTGGAGCGGAAGCGGCTGCTCAGCGTCGCCGACGGCGCCGCGCTCGCCGGGGCGGAGGCGTTCGAGCTCGGCGCGGTGCAGCCGGGCCCCGACGGGCTCACCGTCACCGTGCGCGACGCCGATGTGCGGGCGGCGGCGCTGGAGCACCTGGGCGCGGTTCCGCACGGCTCGCTGGAGGACCTGCGGCTCGAGCACGCGGGCACGCCGGATGGCGCCTCGGCTGTGGTCACGCTGAGCGCCTGGTGGCGGCCGCCGGTGCTCAGCGTGTTCGTGCCGGCCGGCATCCGCCTCGAGGCCAGCTCGACGGCGC